In Oceanobacillus sp. FSL K6-2867, one DNA window encodes the following:
- a CDS encoding LURP-one-related family protein — MKELYIKQKVFSLSGKFTVKDQQENDVYFVEGSFMKVPKTFSINNHAGNKVALITKKVFSFLPKFMVEVDGREVLTIKKEFSFFKARYTIDAAGIEVHGNWWDMNFEVYQHGEVVGKVSKEWFTWGDSYKVQVLNEGMETLILALVIAIDCVKADQAAASSVASS; from the coding sequence ATGAAAGAACTTTATATAAAACAGAAGGTATTCAGTCTAAGCGGCAAGTTTACTGTAAAAGATCAGCAGGAAAATGATGTTTATTTTGTTGAGGGCAGTTTTATGAAGGTTCCAAAGACCTTCTCCATAAATAACCATGCAGGGAATAAAGTTGCACTGATTACGAAAAAGGTGTTCAGCTTTTTGCCAAAGTTCATGGTTGAGGTAGATGGCCGTGAAGTGTTAACGATTAAGAAGGAGTTTTCTTTCTTTAAAGCACGCTATACGATTGATGCGGCAGGCATTGAAGTACATGGCAACTGGTGGGACATGAACTTTGAAGTGTACCAGCATGGTGAAGTCGTAGGGAAGGTGAGCAAAGAGTGGTTCACTTGGGGCGACAGCTACAAGGTACAGGTATTGAACGAAGGGATGGAGACGCTCATTCTTGCGCTCGTTATTGCAATTGATTGTGTGAAGGCAGATCAAGCAGCTGCTTCATCTGTTGCGTCGAGTTAA
- a CDS encoding BCCT family transporter: MNQNKKKFSNVFTYASIIVGVLVLFGAVFPNRFGKVSSGVGAWITETFGWYYMTVFTLILLFFIFLGLSPIGKLKLGKPHDKPEFKTVSWLTMLFSAGMGIGLVFYGTAEPISHYLAPPTADAETKAALAEAMRSTFFHYGFHPWAVYGIVALALAYSQFRKGELGLISKTLRPVLGDKVDGPIGNVVDVLSVFATIIGVAVSLGIGAMQINGGLNYLFGIPNNQLVQGIIIAIVTVLFLYSAWSGLSKGIQYLSNLNMLLAGLLFVAVLILGPTLLIFNMMTSATGDYLNTLLYNSLDVAPLNEQKHEWMQSWTIYYWGWWMSWSPFVGIFIARISRGRSIREFVIAVLFVPTIVSIFWFSSFGLTGVEVGLKVPGIFEMPPETQLFGILNELPLSIVLSVVALILIASFFITSADSATFVLGMQTSFGTLSPSGFVKLVWGLALSAIAYVLLLSGGETGLNALQSASIISALPFSVVVILMAIAFYKDANQERKYLGLTLKPDKKRLKEYSDKVKSDRGLR; this comes from the coding sequence ATGAATCAAAATAAGAAGAAATTTTCTAATGTATTTACTTATGCGTCAATAATTGTCGGCGTGCTGGTACTTTTTGGAGCAGTTTTTCCCAATCGGTTTGGTAAAGTCTCCAGCGGTGTTGGCGCATGGATTACAGAAACCTTTGGCTGGTATTATATGACCGTTTTCACTTTGATTTTACTTTTTTTTATATTTTTGGGTCTTAGCCCAATTGGTAAACTCAAATTGGGTAAACCACATGATAAACCAGAGTTTAAAACGGTATCATGGTTAACCATGCTGTTTAGTGCTGGTATGGGGATTGGATTAGTCTTTTATGGTACAGCTGAACCCATTTCGCATTACCTGGCACCACCCACTGCTGATGCTGAAACAAAAGCTGCTTTAGCTGAAGCAATGCGGTCAACTTTTTTTCACTATGGATTTCACCCTTGGGCAGTATACGGTATTGTAGCACTTGCATTGGCTTATTCACAGTTTAGAAAAGGAGAACTTGGCTTAATTTCGAAAACATTACGACCTGTTTTAGGAGATAAAGTAGATGGTCCTATCGGTAATGTTGTCGATGTGTTATCGGTATTCGCCACAATTATTGGTGTAGCAGTTTCTTTAGGTATAGGAGCAATGCAAATTAATGGAGGATTGAACTACCTCTTTGGTATCCCAAACAATCAGCTGGTCCAAGGCATCATTATTGCCATTGTAACTGTGTTGTTCTTATATAGTGCTTGGAGCGGATTAAGTAAGGGAATTCAATATTTAAGTAATTTAAATATGCTGTTAGCAGGATTATTGTTTGTTGCTGTTTTAATTTTAGGTCCAACTTTACTTATTTTCAATATGATGACAAGTGCGACTGGTGATTACTTAAACACTTTATTATATAATAGCTTGGATGTAGCGCCATTAAACGAGCAAAAACATGAGTGGATGCAGTCCTGGACTATATATTATTGGGGCTGGTGGATGAGCTGGAGTCCATTTGTAGGTATATTTATTGCAAGGATTTCCCGCGGGCGATCAATCCGGGAATTTGTCATTGCGGTATTATTTGTTCCAACCATTGTGAGTATATTTTGGTTTAGCTCATTTGGTCTAACGGGAGTCGAAGTAGGTCTGAAGGTACCGGGGATATTTGAAATGCCTCCAGAAACGCAGTTGTTTGGGATTCTCAATGAACTCCCTTTAAGTATCGTTTTATCTGTTGTTGCTTTGATACTTATAGCGTCATTTTTTATTACTTCAGCAGATTCGGCAACATTTGTTTTAGGCATGCAAACTAGTTTTGGAACTTTAAGTCCTTCTGGTTTTGTCAAACTTGTATGGGGGCTGGCACTATCAGCAATCGCATATGTATTGCTGTTATCGGGTGGAGAAACCGGCTTAAATGCATTACAATCTGCATCCATAATATCGGCCTTGCCATTTAGTGTAGTGGTAATTTTGATGGCAATAGCATTCTACAAAGATGCCAATCAGGAAAGAAAATACTTAGGTTTGACACTTAAACCCGATAAAAAAAGATTGAAGGAATATAGTGATAAAGTAAAATCCGATAGAGGTCTACGATAA
- a CDS encoding LacI family DNA-binding transcriptional regulator translates to MVTIQEVAKKAGVSTATVSRVLNNRETVKEKTRIRVEQAIEELNYEPSALGRNLRNSESRLLLVLIPSISNPFYTEIINGIEDTAISKGYNILLCETDSNPKREAIYFNMVRNRLADGIILMDPTVNRKNLYDLASRHPIVQCSEFDEQGEISYVTIDNELAAYQAVKHLIKIGNRKVALINTDEKYLYARERRSGYEKALHEFGLPIETKQMRETEQLEFEGGQQAMRSLLNDADRPDAVFAVSDVLAIGAMKEIQLQGLKVPDDIAVIGFDKISFSNMTNPTLTTIAQPMYKMGCTSANMIINKIRGKAVESLILDHELIIREST, encoded by the coding sequence ATGGTAACCATACAGGAAGTGGCTAAGAAGGCAGGTGTTTCTACTGCAACTGTTTCAAGGGTTCTTAATAACAGGGAGACGGTTAAAGAAAAAACAAGAATACGGGTAGAGCAGGCCATAGAAGAATTAAATTATGAGCCGAGTGCGCTTGGGCGTAACCTCAGGAACTCTGAAAGCAGGCTGCTTCTTGTTTTGATTCCCAGCATTTCAAATCCATTTTATACGGAAATTATTAATGGGATTGAGGATACAGCGATCAGCAAGGGATATAATATACTCCTTTGTGAAACGGATTCTAATCCAAAAAGAGAAGCGATTTATTTTAATATGGTGCGGAACAGACTTGCAGACGGCATTATTCTAATGGACCCGACTGTCAATCGGAAGAATCTGTATGACCTTGCAAGCAGGCATCCGATCGTGCAGTGCAGTGAATTTGATGAACAGGGGGAAATTTCTTACGTAACCATCGATAATGAACTGGCTGCCTATCAGGCGGTTAAACATTTAATTAAAATAGGGAACAGAAAAGTTGCATTGATTAACACGGATGAGAAATACTTGTATGCCCGTGAACGCAGGAGTGGCTATGAAAAGGCCTTACATGAGTTCGGTTTGCCGATTGAAACAAAACAGATGCGGGAAACGGAGCAGCTTGAATTTGAAGGCGGACAGCAGGCAATGCGTTCTTTATTAAACGATGCGGATAGGCCAGATGCTGTTTTTGCGGTTTCAGATGTCCTTGCAATTGGTGCGATGAAAGAAATTCAATTACAGGGATTAAAGGTGCCTGATGATATTGCTGTGATTGGCTTTGACAAGATCAGCTTTTCCAATATGACAAACCCGACGCTCACAACTATTGCTCAGCCGATGTACAAAATGGGGTGCACTTCTGCGAATATGATTATCAATAAAATTAGAGGGAAAGCAGTGGAAAGCCTGATATTGGATCATGAATTGATTATTAGGGAGTCTACATAA
- a CDS encoding SDR family oxidoreductase, producing MKARQIKMANQIAVVTGVSHKHGIGAATCRELAKAGVELFFTHWQSDKAWPETFQKEIEELGVKCAHAEVDLSEAEAYLQVLQGAEKSLGVPSILINNAAYSTRDGYEKLEVAEVDAHYAVNIRSVMMLSAAFARRFEQAGHHAGRVINLTSGQAQGPMVEELAYVATKGTISAFTLSLSAELGPLGITVNAVNPGPTDTGWMSEELKHALLPKFRLGRIGEAKDAARLIAFLASEEAAWITGQVIHSEGGFLRQ from the coding sequence ATGAAAGCGAGGCAGATAAAGATGGCAAATCAAATTGCTGTTGTCACTGGTGTCAGCCATAAGCATGGGATTGGAGCGGCCACATGTCGGGAGCTTGCAAAAGCAGGGGTGGAGCTATTTTTTACTCATTGGCAGTCGGACAAAGCGTGGCCGGAGACATTCCAAAAGGAAATTGAGGAGCTCGGGGTGAAGTGTGCCCATGCTGAGGTTGATTTATCGGAAGCTGAGGCATACCTCCAGGTTCTTCAAGGTGCCGAAAAGTCGCTGGGTGTGCCTTCGATTTTAATTAATAATGCCGCCTATTCCACTAGAGATGGGTATGAAAAGCTTGAGGTGGCAGAGGTGGATGCGCATTATGCGGTCAATATCAGATCTGTAATGATGCTTTCTGCAGCATTTGCAAGGAGGTTTGAGCAGGCCGGACATCATGCAGGAAGAGTTATTAATTTGACTTCTGGACAGGCGCAAGGTCCAATGGTCGAAGAACTTGCCTATGTAGCGACAAAAGGGACTATCTCTGCCTTTACGCTTTCCTTATCTGCGGAGCTGGGACCGCTTGGCATCACGGTTAATGCCGTCAATCCTGGACCTACCGATACGGGCTGGATGTCAGAGGAATTGAAGCATGCATTGTTGCCGAAATTTAGATTGGGTCGTATAGGAGAAGCAAAGGATGCTGCAAGACTGATAGCGTTTTTGGCAAGTGAGGAAGCAGCATGGATTACAGGACAGGTAATTCATTCAGAAGGCGGATTTTTAAGGCAATAA
- a CDS encoding ABC transporter substrate-binding protein: MKFSKLALSSLLFIALVFFLVACNSDSSEQDGNDESDTSNANGEQASEGSEEEPVTIVYARGVDTTPGTEAVIKAFEEKFPHIKVEQREMPADTGQSHDQYVTLLSSQSSEIDVFNADVIWPAEFAQANYVLELDRFIEKDGINMDDYFPGTVAAANFNGKQWAMPQYTDAGVFYYRTDIVDEPPATWDELIEMADELKGEKGTKYGYLMQAAQYEGLITNAIEFIASYGGEVVDENNNVVVDSPETIKALDKMKEVVSSDFVPENIVNFMEIETENAWIEGNAVFARNWPYMMASSNDEERSEIADNVEMSRLPAGDEGTASSLGGWMTMINRYSEHPEAAWEFVKFISGPEGQKISAVEGGRAPTLNALYDDPEVQEVSSLFANPEFREVLQSAVPRPVSPIYPEVSDIMQIEISKVLTGDQTSEEAAKNMQEKIEAAMAE, from the coding sequence TTGAAGTTTTCAAAGTTAGCACTTAGCAGTTTGTTGTTTATCGCTCTGGTTTTCTTTTTAGTTGCATGTAATTCAGATTCATCGGAACAAGATGGTAACGATGAATCGGATACATCAAATGCAAATGGTGAACAAGCATCAGAAGGCAGTGAAGAAGAGCCCGTTACCATTGTATATGCGCGAGGGGTGGATACAACACCAGGTACAGAGGCAGTAATCAAAGCATTCGAGGAAAAGTTTCCGCACATCAAAGTGGAGCAGCGTGAAATGCCTGCAGATACAGGCCAGTCCCATGATCAATATGTGACGCTTTTAAGCTCTCAAAGCTCGGAAATTGACGTTTTTAATGCTGATGTAATCTGGCCGGCAGAATTTGCTCAGGCTAACTACGTGCTGGAGCTGGATCGTTTTATTGAAAAGGATGGAATCAACATGGATGATTACTTCCCTGGAACAGTTGCAGCAGCAAACTTTAATGGAAAGCAATGGGCAATGCCTCAGTATACAGATGCCGGAGTTTTCTACTACCGTACGGACATTGTGGACGAGCCCCCTGCAACTTGGGATGAATTGATTGAAATGGCTGACGAGCTGAAAGGGGAAAAGGGCACAAAGTATGGCTACCTTATGCAGGCTGCACAATATGAAGGCTTGATTACAAATGCCATTGAATTTATCGCATCCTATGGCGGTGAAGTAGTGGATGAAAATAATAATGTGGTCGTGGACAGTCCTGAGACAATTAAAGCACTTGATAAAATGAAAGAAGTTGTATCATCTGATTTTGTACCAGAGAATATCGTGAACTTCATGGAAATCGAAACAGAAAATGCCTGGATTGAAGGCAATGCCGTTTTTGCCAGAAACTGGCCGTATATGATGGCATCTTCCAATGATGAAGAGAGATCTGAAATAGCGGATAATGTCGAAATGTCCAGACTTCCAGCAGGTGATGAAGGTACTGCATCATCGCTTGGCGGATGGATGACAATGATTAACCGATATTCTGAGCATCCTGAAGCGGCATGGGAGTTTGTGAAATTTATATCCGGTCCAGAAGGCCAGAAAATTAGTGCCGTTGAAGGTGGACGAGCTCCAACGTTAAACGCTTTGTATGACGATCCGGAAGTACAGGAAGTAAGTTCATTATTCGCGAATCCTGAATTCAGGGAAGTACTGCAGTCAGCAGTTCCTAGACCAGTCTCACCTATCTATCCGGAAGTTTCGGATATTATGCAAATTGAAATTTCAAAAGTATTGACAGGTGACCAGACCTCCGAGGAAGCAGCAAAGAATATGCAGGAGAAGATTGAAGCAGCGATGGCTGAATAA
- a CDS encoding sugar ABC transporter permease, with protein MKNKKRRSFQLSEKQLGYAMVIPSLVLVMVVVLWPVAQSFYNSLFDYRLNDPSRSQLMLSATIDLERYVDNHFYIGSQLDSLLETAENEADAETIKGIQQDVENYHAELISDEEMNTKVEEIDELLASFTPVRDSELKYSKVDNAFAEEYQGALESHAAALAEIAASSNNEQTGQQFQQTSDLLTSTAGNILNSNFIGLDNYGKYMKDQRMWKAMGNTAFFTVISVAFELVLGLAIALLINRAFKGRGIIRASVLIPWAIPTAVAAMMWGFLYDGQSGIIAHYLEVLNLIPGSSWLLTTSDGGMFSIILADVWKTTPYMALLLLAGLQTIPQSLYEASSVDGANKFQQFWSITLPLLKSSILVALLFRTLDAFRVFDLIYVLTGGGPANATESISVYAYKTLFAQQNFGEGSVLSVIVFISVAIISLIYVKLIGSDLFDGRTK; from the coding sequence ATGAAAAACAAGAAAAGGCGCAGCTTTCAACTAAGTGAGAAGCAGCTTGGATATGCTATGGTCATCCCGTCTCTTGTTCTAGTAATGGTTGTTGTGCTATGGCCGGTGGCACAATCCTTTTACAATAGCTTATTCGACTATAGGCTGAATGATCCCTCTCGTTCGCAGCTCATGCTCAGTGCAACGATTGATCTGGAACGTTATGTGGATAATCATTTTTACATAGGGAGTCAGCTTGACAGTTTACTAGAAACTGCTGAGAATGAAGCGGATGCTGAAACAATAAAGGGAATTCAGCAGGATGTTGAAAACTATCATGCTGAACTGATCAGTGATGAAGAAATGAATACAAAAGTAGAGGAGATTGATGAATTATTAGCAAGTTTCACGCCTGTAAGAGATTCCGAGTTGAAGTATTCCAAAGTAGATAATGCGTTTGCCGAAGAGTACCAGGGAGCGCTGGAATCTCATGCTGCAGCACTTGCTGAAATAGCAGCATCAAGCAATAATGAGCAGACTGGACAGCAGTTCCAGCAAACCTCAGATTTGCTGACATCAACAGCAGGCAATATATTAAATTCAAATTTTATCGGATTGGATAACTATGGGAAATACATGAAGGACCAGCGAATGTGGAAGGCGATGGGAAATACCGCATTTTTCACTGTGATCTCTGTAGCATTTGAGCTGGTGCTTGGTTTGGCGATTGCACTTCTGATCAACCGGGCATTTAAAGGGAGGGGAATCATCCGTGCATCTGTACTGATCCCGTGGGCGATTCCGACAGCAGTAGCAGCAATGATGTGGGGATTCTTATATGACGGGCAGTCAGGGATTATTGCACATTACTTGGAAGTGCTTAATCTGATTCCAGGTTCATCCTGGCTATTGACCACATCTGATGGCGGCATGTTTTCCATCATCCTTGCAGATGTCTGGAAAACAACACCATACATGGCACTGCTATTGCTGGCAGGCTTGCAGACTATTCCGCAATCATTATATGAGGCGTCAAGCGTGGATGGAGCCAATAAATTTCAGCAGTTCTGGAGCATTACATTGCCACTTTTGAAATCATCGATTCTCGTTGCATTATTGTTCCGAACGCTCGATGCATTCCGAGTATTTGACCTGATTTATGTATTGACAGGTGGAGGTCCTGCAAACGCGACCGAGTCCATTTCCGTTTACGCCTATAAAACATTATTCGCCCAGCAGAATTTCGGGGAAGGCTCTGTTCTTTCTGTCATTGTATTTATCAGTGTGGCGATCATCAGCTTAATCTATGTGAAATTAATCGGTTCCGATCTATTTGATGGCCGTACGAAATGA
- a CDS encoding carbohydrate ABC transporter permease encodes MNKRGGIGFYLFLIIFVFLVMFPFIWVFLTSIKPPREIFSSFSWFTSNPSLDSYEAALTNRPLVRYMINSFAVSAITTILSLVFASFTAYAVTRLPIKGKGLILGLVLAASMFPQIAIISPMFNLVTDLGLRNSYMGLVIPYITISLPLAIWILATFFKKIPYELEESAKLDGASPFQTFRKIILPLAAPGIFTTGILVFIAAWNEYLFALTINSDDAWRTVPVGISMYQSQYSIPWGDISAATVIVTIPIVILVLFFQKRIVSGLTSGSVKE; translated from the coding sequence ATGAATAAACGCGGTGGAATTGGATTTTATCTGTTTCTGATCATCTTTGTTTTTCTTGTGATGTTTCCATTCATCTGGGTATTTTTAACATCGATCAAACCACCAAGAGAAATATTCTCGTCTTTCAGCTGGTTCACAAGCAACCCTTCGTTGGACTCCTATGAAGCGGCGCTAACGAACCGACCTTTAGTAAGATATATGATTAATAGCTTTGCGGTCTCTGCTATAACAACGATCTTATCACTTGTATTTGCATCGTTTACGGCATATGCAGTTACGAGATTGCCGATTAAAGGAAAAGGCTTAATCCTGGGATTGGTGCTTGCTGCATCAATGTTCCCGCAAATCGCGATTATCTCGCCAATGTTCAACTTAGTAACAGATCTTGGCTTGCGAAATAGCTATATGGGACTCGTTATCCCTTACATTACGATCAGTCTTCCACTGGCAATCTGGATTCTGGCAACCTTTTTCAAAAAGATTCCATATGAGCTGGAGGAGTCTGCCAAGCTGGATGGGGCAAGTCCATTTCAGACATTCCGGAAAATTATTCTGCCATTAGCAGCACCTGGTATTTTTACAACCGGAATCCTAGTATTTATCGCAGCCTGGAATGAATATTTATTCGCATTAACGATCAACAGTGATGATGCATGGAGAACCGTTCCTGTTGGGATTTCGATGTATCAGAGTCAATATTCGATCCCATGGGGAGATATTTCGGCAGCAACGGTCATTGTGACGATTCCAATCGTTATATTGGTATTATTTTTCCAAAAACGGATTGTTTCTGGTTTAACATCTGGCTCTGTTAAAGAATAG
- a CDS encoding Gfo/Idh/MocA family oxidoreductase, whose translation MKDKLKIGIIGCGAIAVEKHLKSLQKISQVEVTAFCNWNIEKAQAVAKEFGTADAKVYADYRELLKDGSLDVVHICTPNVSHAEITIAALEAGKHVMCEKPMARTSEEAKQMLAAAKKSGKKLTIGYNNRFRPDSQYLHQAVTRGDLGEIYYAKAHAIRRRAVPTWGVFLDEEKQGGGPLIDIGTHALDLTLWMMDNYQPQSVMGSVFHKLGKQNGAANAFGSWDPEKFTVEDSAFGFIKMQNGATIVLESSWALNSLDVDEAKCSLSGTKGGADMKDGLRIHGEDFGKLYTTNVELEPGRVAFFEGETESEADLEMRLWIECILHDTEPVVKPKEALVVTQILEAIYESARTGKAVYFD comes from the coding sequence ATGAAGGACAAGTTGAAAATTGGAATTATTGGCTGTGGGGCAATTGCGGTGGAAAAGCATCTCAAGAGTCTCCAAAAAATCAGCCAGGTTGAGGTGACGGCCTTTTGCAATTGGAACATTGAAAAAGCACAGGCAGTCGCAAAAGAATTCGGAACCGCCGACGCAAAAGTTTATGCGGATTACAGAGAGCTGCTGAAAGATGGAAGCCTTGATGTTGTCCACATATGCACACCGAATGTGTCCCATGCCGAAATTACGATAGCTGCGCTTGAGGCTGGCAAGCACGTAATGTGTGAAAAGCCGATGGCAAGGACGTCAGAGGAAGCCAAGCAAATGCTTGCAGCTGCCAAGAAAAGCGGGAAAAAGCTGACAATCGGCTATAACAACCGTTTCCGACCGGACAGCCAGTACTTGCATCAGGCCGTGACTCGTGGAGATCTGGGAGAAATCTATTATGCAAAGGCCCATGCGATCCGAAGGCGGGCTGTTCCAACATGGGGTGTGTTTTTGGATGAAGAAAAACAGGGAGGCGGCCCGCTTATCGATATTGGGACCCATGCCCTCGATCTGACGTTATGGATGATGGATAATTACCAGCCACAATCGGTGATGGGCTCTGTTTTCCATAAGCTTGGGAAACAAAACGGTGCTGCAAATGCTTTTGGCTCTTGGGATCCCGAGAAATTTACGGTAGAGGATTCTGCGTTTGGTTTTATAAAAATGCAAAACGGCGCGACAATTGTCCTGGAGTCAAGCTGGGCACTGAATTCACTTGATGTGGATGAGGCAAAATGCTCCTTAAGCGGAACCAAGGGTGGCGCTGATATGAAGGATGGCCTCCGGATACATGGCGAGGACTTCGGTAAATTGTATACGACAAATGTCGAACTGGAACCCGGTCGCGTCGCTTTTTTTGAAGGAGAAACTGAAAGTGAAGCGGATCTCGAGATGCGTTTATGGATTGAATGTATTTTGCATGATACAGAACCGGTTGTGAAGCCGAAAGAAGCATTGGTTGTCACACAAATTTTGGAGGCAATCTATGAATCTGCGAGAACTGGTAAGGCAGTATATTTTGATTAA
- a CDS encoding ThuA domain-containing protein: MKVTVWNEFRHEKEDTAVAAVYPNGIHETIAAFLKEAGHETKTAVLDEPEHGLTEEVLAETDVLVWWGHKVHEEVSEEVAERVKQRVLNGMGLVVLHSAHFSKVFKKLMGTGCDLKWREADEKERLWVVDPTHPITEGLGEYIELEKEEMYGEHFDIPTPDELIFISWFEGGEVFRSGATFKRGRGKIFYFRPGHETYPTYHNKEIQKVIQNGVKWAANTNTPKHVYGNRQPLESLSK; encoded by the coding sequence ATGAAAGTAACCGTATGGAATGAATTTCGACACGAGAAGGAAGACACTGCAGTTGCAGCGGTTTATCCGAATGGCATCCACGAAACAATTGCAGCCTTTCTAAAAGAAGCTGGTCATGAAACAAAAACAGCTGTACTCGATGAGCCGGAGCATGGTTTGACAGAAGAAGTGCTGGCTGAAACAGATGTGCTTGTATGGTGGGGGCATAAGGTCCATGAAGAAGTTAGTGAGGAAGTTGCCGAGAGAGTTAAGCAACGTGTGCTGAATGGTATGGGGCTCGTCGTACTCCACTCGGCGCATTTTTCCAAAGTGTTCAAAAAGCTGATGGGTACTGGTTGTGATTTGAAATGGCGCGAGGCGGATGAAAAAGAACGACTCTGGGTTGTGGATCCGACACATCCAATCACAGAGGGGCTGGGAGAATACATCGAGCTGGAAAAAGAAGAAATGTATGGGGAACATTTTGATATTCCAACGCCTGATGAATTGATTTTTATCAGCTGGTTTGAGGGTGGAGAGGTGTTCCGAAGTGGGGCAACCTTTAAACGCGGACGTGGCAAAATCTTTTATTTCCGTCCAGGACATGAAACCTATCCAACCTACCATAACAAGGAAATCCAGAAAGTAATCCAAAATGGCGTAAAATGGGCTGCGAATACCAATACACCAAAGCATGTATATGGCAATAGACAGCCACTTGAATCATTATCGAAATAG
- a CDS encoding Gfo/Idh/MocA family oxidoreductase, giving the protein MAKLKIAVIGCGSIAKHRHLIEYAANPHVEITAVCDIVEKRAEEMAQTYGAKAYTDYEQLLGKEDVDAVSICLPNYLHAPVSILALNAGKHVLCEKPMATSSEEAENMIQAAKKNGKKLMIGHNQRFVPSHQKAKQLIESGEIGKIYSFRTTFGHGGPETWSADGREGWFFDKEKAFIGAMGDLGVHKADLMRYLLGEEFSEVAAFVETSAKGDTDVDDNAVCVLKTESGIVGTLAASWAYNAKEDNSTIIYGENAILRLEDDPKYSLIVQYATGEVVNYELGGIQTNESGGQTTTHVIDHFVESILEDREPLINGVEGMKSLEVILGALESSATRKISNVKG; this is encoded by the coding sequence ATGGCAAAATTGAAGATTGCAGTAATTGGATGTGGAAGCATTGCAAAACATAGACATTTAATCGAATATGCTGCAAATCCGCATGTGGAGATCACAGCGGTTTGCGATATCGTCGAAAAACGTGCAGAGGAAATGGCGCAAACATACGGCGCTAAAGCATATACAGACTATGAACAGCTGCTTGGAAAGGAGGATGTGGATGCGGTAAGTATTTGCCTGCCGAATTATCTGCATGCCCCTGTTTCGATTCTTGCATTGAATGCCGGCAAGCATGTTTTATGCGAAAAGCCGATGGCAACATCAAGCGAAGAAGCAGAGAATATGATTCAAGCAGCAAAGAAAAATGGCAAAAAGTTGATGATCGGTCATAATCAGCGCTTTGTTCCGTCCCATCAAAAAGCAAAGCAATTAATTGAGAGTGGTGAGATAGGGAAAATCTACAGCTTCCGGACAACCTTTGGGCATGGCGGACCTGAAACATGGAGTGCTGATGGAAGAGAAGGCTGGTTTTTTGATAAGGAAAAGGCCTTTATTGGTGCAATGGGAGACCTTGGTGTACATAAGGCCGATTTAATGCGGTATCTGCTTGGCGAGGAATTTTCCGAGGTAGCGGCATTTGTGGAAACAAGTGCAAAAGGAGATACCGATGTGGATGATAATGCCGTTTGTGTTCTGAAGACGGAAAGCGGTATTGTCGGAACGCTCGCTGCAAGCTGGGCATACAACGCGAAAGAGGATAATTCCACCATTATTTACGGGGAAAACGCGATATTGCGGCTCGAGGATGATCCGAAATATTCCTTGATTGTCCAGTATGCAACAGGTGAAGTCGTAAATTATGAGCTTGGCGGTATCCAGACCAATGAATCCGGCGGGCAGACAACCACACATGTCATCGATCACTTCGTGGAAAGTATTCTGGAAGACCGCGAGCCATTGATAAATGGTGTGGAAGGAATGAAGTCCCTGGAGGTTATTTTAGGGGCCTTGGAGTCCAGTGCAACACGGAAAATCAGCAATGTGAAGGGATGA